One window of Carassius auratus strain Wakin chromosome 17, ASM336829v1, whole genome shotgun sequence genomic DNA carries:
- the snx9a gene encoding sorting nexin-9a isoform X1: protein MAVKARVLYDFTAEPGNNELSVQEGEILTVTNQNVGGGWVEARNSRGNVGLVPEDYIEINPGSTQASATKYIDAQNQGYNSSSANTQGVNGNEAWTATTWSNNNPTDNWNYAEQGPTGNNGSVYSFDEEWDDDSDDGKSTAGYGGSQMEEGGTMQRGGGHSTMKISLNKFPGFSKTPNPEVYLLTKSIAKGNDKLPIYGGEVGPVWLYPQIQLDCVVADPKKGSKMYGLKSYIEYQITPNTTNRPVNHRYKHFDWLYERLVEKFACALPIPCLPDKQVTGRFEEEFIKMRMERLQGWMSRMCRHPVISNSEVLQLFLNYRDEKEWKIGKRKAEKDEIVGVKIFSTIDPELPELDPGQVEQKYEMYSQFTRSMDNSVKELLAVGHLHWKRCTGPLQKEYRQIGKAFQNLSSVFNTSAYPRESTLTEALSATGKTYEEIAELVADQPKKDLHFLMETNNEYKGLLGCFPDTIAVHKAAIDKVKEADHLVTMNKISQQDKHIMEKNLSTMSYALQAEMNHFHSNRIYDYNRFMQFYLEEQVKFYETIAEKLKKALGQYTTM from the exons ATGGCAGTGAAG GCTCGGGTATTATATGACTTCACTGCTGAGCCTGGCAACAATGAGCTGTCTGTTCAAGAAGGAGAAATACTCACGGTCACTAACCAG AATGTAGGCGGTGGCTGGGTAGAGGCTCGGAATTCCAGAGGAAATGTAGGCCTCGTGCCTGAGGACTATATTGAG ATTAACCCTGGTTCAACACAAGCATCAGCAACAAAGTACATTGATGCTCAGAATCAAGGTTACAACAGCAGCTCAGCAAACACTCAG GGGGTTAATGGAAATGAGGCCTGGACTGCTACGACATGGTCCAACAACAACCCTACAGACAACTGGAACTACGCTGAACAGGGACCAACAGGCAATAATG GTTCTGTCTATTCCTTTGATGAGGAATGGGACGATGATTCTGATGATGGAAAGTCAACAGCCGGTTATGGAGGTTCACAGATGGAAGAGGGCGGAACCATGCAGCGGGGCGGGGGTCACTCTACTATGAAAATATCTCTCAACAA GTTTCCAGGGTTCTCCAAGACCCCAAATCCAGAGGTATATCTGCTTACCAAGAGCATAGCTAAAGGAAATGACAAACTGCCAATTTAT GGGGGCGAGGTGGGCCCAGTATGGTTGTATCCACAAATTCAGTTAGACTGTGTTGTGGCTGATCCCAAAAAGGGGTCAAAAATGTACGGCCTGAAGAGCTACATCGAATACCAGATCACACCTAAC ACTACAAACAGACCGGTCAACCACAGATACAAACACTTTGACTGGTTATATGAGAGGCTCGTGGAGAAGTTTGCCTGTGCTCTGCCAATCCCATGTTTACCTGACAAACAAGTTACAG GCCGATTTGAAGAGGAATTTATCAAAATGCGCATGGAGCGCCTGCAGGGCTGGATGTCCCGCATGTGCCGGCATCCGGTGATCTCAAATAGTGAAGTTTTACAGCTCTTCCTTAACTACAGAGATGAGAAG GAGTGGAAAATAGGGAAGCGGAAAGCAGAGAAAGATGAAATCGTGGGAGTGAAAATCTTCTCCACCATAGATCCAGAGCTCCCAGAGTTAGATCCTGGTCAAGT GGAGCAAAAGTATGAAATGTATAGCCAGTTTACCAGATCTATGGACAACAGTGTTAAAGAACTACTGGCTGTTGGGCATCTTCACTGGAAGAGATGTACAGGCC CATTACAAAAGGAGTATCGGCAGATTGGAAAAGCATTTCAGAACCTATCATCGGTTTTCAACACTAGTGCATACCCAA GGGAATCAACTCTGACGGAAGCATTGAGCGCAACAGGAAAAACGTATGAGGAAATAGCAGAGCTCGTTGCAGACCAG CCAAAAAAAGATCTACACTTCCTGATGGAGACAAACAACGAATACAAGGGACTACTGGGCTGTTTCCCTGACACAATAGCAGTTCACAAG GCTGCCATTGATAAAGTAAAAGAGGCTGATCATTTGGTGACAATGAATAAGATTAGCCAACAAGATAAACATATTATGGAAAAGAACCTCAGCACCATGTCTTACGCATTGCAAG CGGAGATGAATCACTTCCATAGCAACCGTATCTATGACTACAACAGATTCATGCAGTTCTACCTGGAGGAACAGGTGAAATTCTATGAAACG ATTGCTGAAAAGCTGAAGAAAGCGCTTGGTCAATATACCACCATGTGA
- the snx9a gene encoding sorting nexin-9a isoform X2 yields MAVKARVLYDFTAEPGNNELSVQEGEILTVTNQNVGGGWVEARNSRGNVGLVPEDYIEINPGSTQASATKYIDAQNQGYNSSSANTQGVNGNEAWTATTWSNNNPTDNWNYAEQGPTGNNGSVYSFDEEWDDDSDDGKSTAGYGGSQMEEGGTMQRGGGHSTMKISLNKFPGFSKTPNPEVYLLTKSIAKGNDKLPIYGGEVGPVWLYPQIQLDCVVADPKKGSKMYGLKSYIEYQITPNTTNRPVNHRYKHFDWLYERLVEKFACALPIPCLPDKQVTGRFEEEFIKMRMERLQGWMSRMCRHPVISNSEVLQLFLNYRDEKEWKIGKRKAEKDEIVGVKIFSTIDPELPELDPGQVEQKYEMYSQFTRSMDNSVKELLAVGHLHWKRCTGPLQKEYRQIGKAFQNLSSVFNTSAYPRESTLTEALSATGKTYEEIAELVADQAAIDKVKEADHLVTMNKISQQDKHIMEKNLSTMSYALQAEMNHFHSNRIYDYNRFMQFYLEEQVKFYETIAEKLKKALGQYTTM; encoded by the exons ATGGCAGTGAAG GCTCGGGTATTATATGACTTCACTGCTGAGCCTGGCAACAATGAGCTGTCTGTTCAAGAAGGAGAAATACTCACGGTCACTAACCAG AATGTAGGCGGTGGCTGGGTAGAGGCTCGGAATTCCAGAGGAAATGTAGGCCTCGTGCCTGAGGACTATATTGAG ATTAACCCTGGTTCAACACAAGCATCAGCAACAAAGTACATTGATGCTCAGAATCAAGGTTACAACAGCAGCTCAGCAAACACTCAG GGGGTTAATGGAAATGAGGCCTGGACTGCTACGACATGGTCCAACAACAACCCTACAGACAACTGGAACTACGCTGAACAGGGACCAACAGGCAATAATG GTTCTGTCTATTCCTTTGATGAGGAATGGGACGATGATTCTGATGATGGAAAGTCAACAGCCGGTTATGGAGGTTCACAGATGGAAGAGGGCGGAACCATGCAGCGGGGCGGGGGTCACTCTACTATGAAAATATCTCTCAACAA GTTTCCAGGGTTCTCCAAGACCCCAAATCCAGAGGTATATCTGCTTACCAAGAGCATAGCTAAAGGAAATGACAAACTGCCAATTTAT GGGGGCGAGGTGGGCCCAGTATGGTTGTATCCACAAATTCAGTTAGACTGTGTTGTGGCTGATCCCAAAAAGGGGTCAAAAATGTACGGCCTGAAGAGCTACATCGAATACCAGATCACACCTAAC ACTACAAACAGACCGGTCAACCACAGATACAAACACTTTGACTGGTTATATGAGAGGCTCGTGGAGAAGTTTGCCTGTGCTCTGCCAATCCCATGTTTACCTGACAAACAAGTTACAG GCCGATTTGAAGAGGAATTTATCAAAATGCGCATGGAGCGCCTGCAGGGCTGGATGTCCCGCATGTGCCGGCATCCGGTGATCTCAAATAGTGAAGTTTTACAGCTCTTCCTTAACTACAGAGATGAGAAG GAGTGGAAAATAGGGAAGCGGAAAGCAGAGAAAGATGAAATCGTGGGAGTGAAAATCTTCTCCACCATAGATCCAGAGCTCCCAGAGTTAGATCCTGGTCAAGT GGAGCAAAAGTATGAAATGTATAGCCAGTTTACCAGATCTATGGACAACAGTGTTAAAGAACTACTGGCTGTTGGGCATCTTCACTGGAAGAGATGTACAGGCC CATTACAAAAGGAGTATCGGCAGATTGGAAAAGCATTTCAGAACCTATCATCGGTTTTCAACACTAGTGCATACCCAA GGGAATCAACTCTGACGGAAGCATTGAGCGCAACAGGAAAAACGTATGAGGAAATAGCAGAGCTCGTTGCAGACCAG GCTGCCATTGATAAAGTAAAAGAGGCTGATCATTTGGTGACAATGAATAAGATTAGCCAACAAGATAAACATATTATGGAAAAGAACCTCAGCACCATGTCTTACGCATTGCAAG CGGAGATGAATCACTTCCATAGCAACCGTATCTATGACTACAACAGATTCATGCAGTTCTACCTGGAGGAACAGGTGAAATTCTATGAAACG ATTGCTGAAAAGCTGAAGAAAGCGCTTGGTCAATATACCACCATGTGA